In Festucalex cinctus isolate MCC-2025b chromosome 21, RoL_Fcin_1.0, whole genome shotgun sequence, one genomic interval encodes:
- the LOC144010851 gene encoding uncharacterized protein LOC144010851 isoform X1 → MSKIPRGQLHTELKKPTHKNEMKDTAKSHQKDGVLKQKENTARENAVTKTYKGVSTRYELQAELKEQNQQLVAANVELQKNLAETQQRLSNLEQKYSDLEKENFEVQKNLKDCQMTLVTAKIDPISGELLGEAARHKDEQRKEVMSVSTDLLKELKDFGDIATQQSSRLQEIQKTMSDMTEAREKMMQERQTFALEASAYKKAVMEAEAL, encoded by the exons ATGTCAAAAATTCCCAGAG gaCAGCTCCACACAGAGCTAAAGAAACCCacacataaaaatgaaatgaaggaCACAGCTAAGTCTCACCAAAAAGATGGCGTCCTCaagcaaaaagaaaacacagCGAG AGAAAATGCTGTGACAAAAACCTACAAGGG AGTTTCAACAAGATACGAACTGCAGGCAGAACTGAAGGAGCAAAATCAGCAATTGGTGGCAGCCAATGTGGAACTGCAGAAAAACCTTGCGGAAACGCAG CAAAGACTTTCCAATTTGGAGCAGAAGTACAGTGaccttgaaaaggaaaatttcGAGGTACAGAAAAACCTCAAGGACTGTCAGATGACACTAGTGACTGCGAAAATAGACCCTA TTTCAGGAGAACTACTTGGAGAAGCTGCACGCCATAAAGATGAACAAAGAAAGGAAGTCATG AGTGTTTCCACAGACCTGCTGAAGGAATTAAAAGATTTTGGTGACATCGCAACTCAGCAGAGTTCTCGACTGCAG gaaATCCAAAAAACCATGTCAGACATGACGGAAGCGCGGGAAAAAATGATGCAAGAGAGACAGACCTTCGCCCTGGAAGCTTCTGCCTACAAAAAAGCTGTAATGGAGGCAGAAGCTCTCTGA
- the LOC144010851 gene encoding uncharacterized protein LOC144010851 isoform X3 produces the protein MKDTAKSHQKDGVLKQKENTARENAVTKTYKGVSTRYELQAELKEQNQQLVAANVELQKNLAETQQRLSNLEQKYSDLEKENFEVQKNLKDCQMTLVTAKIDPISGELLGEAARHKDEQRKEVMSVSTDLLKELKDFGDIATQQSSRLQEIQKTMSDMTEAREKMMQERQTFALEASAYKKAVMEAEAL, from the exons atgaaggaCACAGCTAAGTCTCACCAAAAAGATGGCGTCCTCaagcaaaaagaaaacacagCGAG AGAAAATGCTGTGACAAAAACCTACAAGGG AGTTTCAACAAGATACGAACTGCAGGCAGAACTGAAGGAGCAAAATCAGCAATTGGTGGCAGCCAATGTGGAACTGCAGAAAAACCTTGCGGAAACGCAG CAAAGACTTTCCAATTTGGAGCAGAAGTACAGTGaccttgaaaaggaaaatttcGAGGTACAGAAAAACCTCAAGGACTGTCAGATGACACTAGTGACTGCGAAAATAGACCCTA TTTCAGGAGAACTACTTGGAGAAGCTGCACGCCATAAAGATGAACAAAGAAAGGAAGTCATG AGTGTTTCCACAGACCTGCTGAAGGAATTAAAAGATTTTGGTGACATCGCAACTCAGCAGAGTTCTCGACTGCAG gaaATCCAAAAAACCATGTCAGACATGACGGAAGCGCGGGAAAAAATGATGCAAGAGAGACAGACCTTCGCCCTGGAAGCTTCTGCCTACAAAAAAGCTGTAATGGAGGCAGAAGCTCTCTGA
- the mtif3 gene encoding translation initiation factor IF-3, mitochondrial yields MAAGCIRQICQAVQMVHGGSPGSWTPALQSLLRSEKSSIFANPWRWSPFSTAADDLNPTPAEKTKKRDPRARTTVTSVGRKIQERQIQVISETGENLGVLHRAAALRIMDEKGLKLVLLSERQEPPVYRLMSGKQIHEEQMKMCEKQKTKAAPVQVKELTFSSSIAPHDRTTKLKRVESWLEKKHHVRITLRSPRKETTNDLDQKLEQMVQQIEVMVVYVSKPKVVREGQAAMCILRPPSAKELSKGGKDRASLSQTGQDQMSPPDTSEDSSILNNEK; encoded by the exons ATGGCTGCAGGCTGCATAAGGCAAATTTGTCAGGCAGTCCAAATGGTGCATGGGGGCAGTCCCGGCTCCTGGACGCCAGCATTGCAGAGTCTCCTAAGGAGCGAGAAAAGCAGCATCTTTGCTAACCCTTGGAGATGGTCTCCCTTCAGCACAGCGGCGGATGATTTGAACCCGACTCCTGCAGAAAAGACCAAAAAGCGGGACCCTCGGGCTCGTACCACCGTCACCAGCGTTGGTCGAAAAATCCAGGAGCGTCAGATCCAAGTGATCAGCGAGACGGGAGAGAACTTAGGTGTCCTCCACCGTGCGGCAGCGCTCAGAATCATGGATGAGAAGGGACTCAAATTGGTGCTACTCAGCGAGCGACAGGAGCCTCCAGTCTATCGTCTGATGAGTGGCAAACAAATCCACGAAGAACAGATGAAAATGTGCgagaaacagaaaacaaaagcaG CTCCTGTGCAGGTCAAAGAGCTTACCTTTTCATCCAGCATTGCTCCTCACGACCGGACCACCAAACTGAAGCGAGTGGAGAGCTGGTTGGAGAAGAAGCACCACGTTAGGATTACACTGCGCTCGCCACGCAAAGAGACTACCAACGACCTG GATCAAAAACTAGAGCAGATGGTGCAACAAATAGAGGTGATGGTGGTATATGTCTCCAAGCCAAAAGTCGTGCGTGAGGGTCAAGCGGCCATGTGCATACTTCGGCCACCTTCAGCTAAGGAACTGTCCAAAGGAGGCAAAGATCGGGCTTCTTTGTCGCAGACTGGCCAAGATCAAATGTCACCTCCGGATACAAGCGAGGACTCTTCGATATTGAATAACgagaaataa
- the LOC144010851 gene encoding uncharacterized protein LOC144010851 isoform X2, whose product MSKIPRGQLHTELKKPTHKNEMKDTAKSHQKDGVLKQKENTARENAVTKTYKGVSTRYELQAELKEQNQQLVAANVELQKNLAETQQRLSNLEQKYSDLEKENFEVQKNLKDCQMTLVTAKIDPRELLGEAARHKDEQRKEVMSVSTDLLKELKDFGDIATQQSSRLQEIQKTMSDMTEAREKMMQERQTFALEASAYKKAVMEAEAL is encoded by the exons ATGTCAAAAATTCCCAGAG gaCAGCTCCACACAGAGCTAAAGAAACCCacacataaaaatgaaatgaaggaCACAGCTAAGTCTCACCAAAAAGATGGCGTCCTCaagcaaaaagaaaacacagCGAG AGAAAATGCTGTGACAAAAACCTACAAGGG AGTTTCAACAAGATACGAACTGCAGGCAGAACTGAAGGAGCAAAATCAGCAATTGGTGGCAGCCAATGTGGAACTGCAGAAAAACCTTGCGGAAACGCAG CAAAGACTTTCCAATTTGGAGCAGAAGTACAGTGaccttgaaaaggaaaatttcGAGGTACAGAAAAACCTCAAGGACTGTCAGATGACACTAGTGACTGCGAAAATAGACCCTA GAGAACTACTTGGAGAAGCTGCACGCCATAAAGATGAACAAAGAAAGGAAGTCATG AGTGTTTCCACAGACCTGCTGAAGGAATTAAAAGATTTTGGTGACATCGCAACTCAGCAGAGTTCTCGACTGCAG gaaATCCAAAAAACCATGTCAGACATGACGGAAGCGCGGGAAAAAATGATGCAAGAGAGACAGACCTTCGCCCTGGAAGCTTCTGCCTACAAAAAAGCTGTAATGGAGGCAGAAGCTCTCTGA